In the genome of Micromonospora sp. Llam0, the window AGGCCGGCCTGCAGGGCGAGTACGAGGTTGGCGCGGACCCGTTCGGACCGCTCCCGGACCTCGATGGAGACCCGGCTGCGGGTCAGCGTGAGCAGCCCGGTGAGGCGGGGTGCCGCCGCCGCGCGTGGTGGCTTCCCGGCGACGGCCATGCGGGCAGCGTACCGAGCAATTTGCCGCTTATGGCGGTATTGCCCATCCGGTCACGCCCGAGGTGGCCGGTCCGGTGCCGCGCTGGCTAGCCTGCGAAGATGTCCGACCTCATCGAGGCCCTCCGCGCGGCGCTGCCCGACGCCGCGGTGCTCACCGACCCCGACCTGCTGCGCGGCCACCAGCGCGACGAGGCCGACCTGTGCGCCGCCGGCACCCCGGCCGTCGTGGTCCGCCCCCGGACGACCGCCGAGGTGGTCGCCACCGTCTGTGTCGCCGACCGGTACGGCGTACCCGTGGTGCCGCAGGGGGCGCGGACCGGGCTGGCCGGCGCGGCGAACGCGGTCGACGGCGCGGTGGTGCTCTCCACCGCCGCGATGGACCGGATCGTCGACGTCGACCCGGTCAACCGCACCGCCGTCGTGCAGCCCGGCGTGGTCAACGCCGCCCTGGCCGCCGAGGTGGGCCGGCACGGCCTGCGCTACCCGCCGGACCCCGGCTCGTGGGAGTCGTCCACCATCGGCGGAAACGTGGCCACCAACGCCGGCGGCATGTGCTGCGTCAAGTACGGCGTGACCGGCGAGTACGTCATCGGGCTCGAAGTGGTGCTGGCCAGCGGCGAGGTGCTGCGCACCGGCCGGCGCACCGCCAAGGGGGTGGCCGGATACGACCTGACCCGGCTGTTCGTCGGCTCCGAAGGCACCCTCGGCGTGATCACCGAGGTGACCGTCGCGTTGCGGCCGGCCGCCGACACCTCCCTCACCCTGGTCGCGGTCTTCGACTCCACCGCGGCGGCCGGCACCGCCGTCGCCGGTATCGCCTCCGGCGGGCTCAGCCCCAGCCTGCTGGAACTGCTGGACCGCACCCACCTGCAGGCGATCGAGGCGTACCGGCCGATGGGGTTGCGCACCGACGCCGCCGCGCTGCTGCTCGCCTCGGTCGACACCGGCACCGCCGCCGGCACCGACCTGGACCGGATCGCGCAGGTGTGCACCGCCGCCGGCGCCGCCGAGGTGTACGCCGCCAGCGACGCGGTCGAGGCCGCCGCCCTGCTGCAGGCCCGCCGGCTGGCCCACCCGGCGATGGAACGCCTCGCCGCGCGGACCTTCCCCGCCGGCAACGGCGGGCTGATCATCGACGACGTGGCGGTGCCCCGCTCGGCGCTGTCCCGGATGCTCGACGGCGTCGAGGCGATCGCCGCCGAACACGCCGTACCGATCGGCGTCGTCGGGCACGCCGGCGACGGCAACCTGCACCCGAACATCGTGGTCGACCGGGCCGACCCGGACAGCCTGACGCGCGGCCGGGCCGCCTTCGACGCGATCATGCGCCTCGGGCTGGACCTGGGCGGCACCTGCACCGGCGAGCACGGGGTCGGCCTGCTCAAACGCGACTGGCTGGCCGAGGAGATCGGCCCGGTCGGCATGCGGGTGCACCGCGCGGTCAAGCAGGCGCTGGACCCGACGAATCTGCTGAACCCCGGCAAACTGCTCTGACCTGCAGCCGGCCGGACGGACCAGCCGGGTCAGCAGGGGCGGATGTTCAGCCGGCGGAGACGTCGGAGTCGGTCGGCCAGTCCACGCCCCGGTCGGCGGCGAAGCCCCGGACGTCCGCCGCACCGAGCCGCGCCGCGTCGGCGGTCGCGTCGTCCGGCATCCGCTGCGACTGCAGCTCCGCCGCCACCCGGGCCCGGTAGTGCTCCACCTCACGGTCCCGCACCGCCTCGTCCCAGCCGAGCACCCGGCCCATCACCTCGGCGGCGTGCCCGGCCGACTCGTTGCCCCGGTGCGGCGTCTCGATCGAGATCCGGGTCCGCCGGGTCAGCACGTCGTCCAGGTGCAGCGCGCCCTCGGCGCGGGCCGCGTAGGCGATCTCAACGGCCAGGTACTCGGGTGCGCCGGGCACCGGGCTGGCCAGCAACGGATCGTCGCCGATCAACGCCAGCAGCTCCACCGCGAGGGTGCCGTACCGCTCCAGCAGGTGCTCCAGCACCCCGACCGGGACGCCATGCCGGCGGGCCACGTCGGCCCGGTCCCGCCACATCGCGGCGAACCCGTCGGCACCGAGCAGCGGCAGGTCGGCGGTCCGCGACGGCCGGCTCACCCCGAGCCGGGCCGCCGCCCGGTCCACCACGTCCGCGGCCATCACCCGGTACGTCGTGTACTTGCCGCCGGCCACCAGCAGCAGCCCCAGCATCGGCTCGACCACAGCGTGCTCGCGGGACAGCCGCGACGTCGAGTCCGCCTCACCGGACAGCAGCGGCCGCAGCCCGGCGTACACCCCTTCGATGTCGCGCGGCGTCAACGGCCGGTCCAGCACCGTGTTCACCTGGTCGAGCAGGTAGCCGATGTCACGCTCGGAGGCGGCCGGGTGGGCGCGGTCGAGCCGCCAGTCGGTGTCCGTGGTGCCGATGATCCAGTGCCCGCCCCAGGGCAGCACGAACAGCACCGAGGTGGCGGTACGCAGGATCAGCCCGGCCTCGCCGGTGATCGCCGACCGGGGCACCACCAGATGCACGCCCTTGGACGCGCGTACCCGCAGACCGGGCCGGACCCCGACGTCGCCGAGCATCCGCGACACGTCGTCGCTCCACACCCCGGTGGCCGCGATGACGGTACGGGCGCGTACCTCGAATTCGGCGTCCGGGTCGCCGGGCCGGGCCTCCATGTCCCGGACCCGCACCCCGGTCACCTCGCGGGCCTGGCGCAGCAGGCCGACGGCGCGGGCGCTGGTCACCACGGCCGCGCCGAGGCTGGCCGCGGTCCGCGCCAGGGTGACCACCAGGCGGGCGTCGTCGACCTGACCGTCGTAGTAGCGCACGGCACCGGCGACGACGTCCGACCGCAGGCTGGGGAAGACCCGCCGGGCGCCTTCGCGGGACAGGTGCCGGTGCAGCGGCATCCCCCGGCCGCCGCCGAACACCCCGGCGAACGCGTCGTACGCGGCGACGCCGGTGCCGTAGTAGGCCCGCCGCCAGACCCGGCCGGGCAGCGCCCGTGGCCCGTTGGTGCCGCCCTGCGGCAGCGGAACCAGGATCGGCACCGGCCGGACCAGGTGCGGGGCGATCCGGGTGGCCAGCAGCCCACGTTCGGTCAACGCCTCGTGCACCAGCCCGAATTCGAGCTGCTCCAGGTAGCGCAGCCCGCCGTGGATCAGTTTGCTGGACCGGCTGGACGTGCCGGCGGCAAAGTCGCGGGCCTCGACCAGTGCCACCTTGAGGCCGCGGGACGCGGCGTCGAGCGCGGCGCCCGCGCCGGTCGCCCCACCTCCGATCACCAGTACGTCGAACCGCTCGCCTCGGAGACGGCGCAGATCGGCGGCACGGCGGGTCACGGACAGCTGGCCGGCTGCGTACCGGGAGACGGCAGGGTCACGCACCTCTCCACCGTATCCGGCCGCCTATGGTGGCGGACATGACGCAGCCGCCCGGTCATCCCGGCTACCTGTATCCCGGTCAGCCCTACCCGCCGCAGCCGCCCTACCCGATGCAGCCGCCCGCCGGCAGCGTGCCGCCGTCGGCCAGCGTGTGGCCGACGGTCGCCGCCGTGGCGATCGCGATCTGGTCGGTCGGTGTGACGGTGTTCGCGCAGACCGGCGGCTGGCTGACCGACCAGGTCCTGCTGGCCAGTGGGCTGCCCACCCCGGCGGTGGTCTGGCCGCTGATCGCGTTCGGCAACGCGCTGCTGGTCGGCGTGCCCACCATGCTGCTGGCGCTGGTGCCCCGGTCACCGGCGGTGCGGGCGACCGGCCGGGCCTGGCTGGTCGCCGCGTTCGCACTCGCCGGTTTCGGGCTGCTGCGGGCCGTACCGACCGTCCACCACGAGCTGTACCTGGCCGCGCTCACCGTGCTCGCCGCCGCCGGCGCCGCCGGGCTGCGGGCGCTACGGCGCAGGGCCGAGCCGAACGAGGCCGAGCCGGGGCCGGTTCAGTCAGGCAAGGCGGACCGGACGGCCGCCGTCCTGCTCGCCGTCGCGGCCGGGCTGGTCCTGCTGCTGCCCTGGTGGTGGGTCGGTGCGCTGGGCGGCGCGGTGGAGACGGCACTCGCCGTCGCCGCGGCGGCCGCGATCGGCTGGTACGCCGCCGAACTGCTGCCCCGGCGGTTCTGGACGGCGATCGGTGCCGGCCCGCAGGGACGCTCGGCGGTGCGCACCATCCTGCTCGGCGGAACGGTGGCCGGAGTCGGGCTGCTGCTGCTCGCCGCCGGCGTCGGTCAACCCGGCGGGCAGCTGGCCGCGATCCTGGTGCTGCCGCCGATCGCCTACGCGGCCGCGGCGATCAGCTGGGCCGCCGACCGGTCCGGCGCGCCGGTCGGCGTACTGGCCGGGCTGTCCGTCGCCGGACCGCTGGCCCTGCTCGACCCGGAAGAGGTCTCGCTGCTCCTGGCCATCGGCCGTGACCTGCCGTTCTGGGCGGCGGTCGGTGCCGGCGTCGGGCTGGCGCTGGCGCTCGCGTTGGG includes:
- a CDS encoding FAD-binding oxidoreductase, with translation MSDLIEALRAALPDAAVLTDPDLLRGHQRDEADLCAAGTPAVVVRPRTTAEVVATVCVADRYGVPVVPQGARTGLAGAANAVDGAVVLSTAAMDRIVDVDPVNRTAVVQPGVVNAALAAEVGRHGLRYPPDPGSWESSTIGGNVATNAGGMCCVKYGVTGEYVIGLEVVLASGEVLRTGRRTAKGVAGYDLTRLFVGSEGTLGVITEVTVALRPAADTSLTLVAVFDSTAAAGTAVAGIASGGLSPSLLELLDRTHLQAIEAYRPMGLRTDAAALLLASVDTGTAAGTDLDRIAQVCTAAGAAEVYAASDAVEAAALLQARRLAHPAMERLAARTFPAGNGGLIIDDVAVPRSALSRMLDGVEAIAAEHAVPIGVVGHAGDGNLHPNIVVDRADPDSLTRGRAAFDAIMRLGLDLGGTCTGEHGVGLLKRDWLAEEIGPVGMRVHRAVKQALDPTNLLNPGKLL
- a CDS encoding glycerol-3-phosphate dehydrogenase/oxidase; translation: MRDPAVSRYAAGQLSVTRRAADLRRLRGERFDVLVIGGGATGAGAALDAASRGLKVALVEARDFAAGTSSRSSKLIHGGLRYLEQLEFGLVHEALTERGLLATRIAPHLVRPVPILVPLPQGGTNGPRALPGRVWRRAYYGTGVAAYDAFAGVFGGGRGMPLHRHLSREGARRVFPSLRSDVVAGAVRYYDGQVDDARLVVTLARTAASLGAAVVTSARAVGLLRQAREVTGVRVRDMEARPGDPDAEFEVRARTVIAATGVWSDDVSRMLGDVGVRPGLRVRASKGVHLVVPRSAITGEAGLILRTATSVLFVLPWGGHWIIGTTDTDWRLDRAHPAASERDIGYLLDQVNTVLDRPLTPRDIEGVYAGLRPLLSGEADSTSRLSREHAVVEPMLGLLLVAGGKYTTYRVMAADVVDRAAARLGVSRPSRTADLPLLGADGFAAMWRDRADVARRHGVPVGVLEHLLERYGTLAVELLALIGDDPLLASPVPGAPEYLAVEIAYAARAEGALHLDDVLTRRTRISIETPHRGNESAGHAAEVMGRVLGWDEAVRDREVEHYRARVAAELQSQRMPDDATADAARLGAADVRGFAADRGVDWPTDSDVSAG